GTgggattaagtcaaaataaactacagtgtgtgtgtttattgtaatggaggaacatgtcacccagtgcagcagtgtgtcTGTTATGCAGGGTTTCTTGAAATCCACTATCAGAACATAGATGGCAACAATAAATTTGGCAGTACAGTCTAAATCGCTAATTTTTGCAGTACAAGCTATCAGTTAAACTTAGCACTGAAATAGTTTCATACAGTCTAATGGCGGTCTGTATAGTATCTTATCTGCAAGGATATAACTGCAGATTTTCAGCTGTAGGGGAAATTGGAGTTTTGTGCATGTCATActaaaagataaaaatactttttgttgATCTTTTTTGGGATACAGTATGTTTATGCAAAGGTCCCAGCATGACTGTGATGTTTGTAACCTTCCAGACCCTCACAATGTCCAGCCCCAAGAAGACGGTCAGCCATGTGAGTCTGAGTGGACAAGCAGTGTGGAGCTCCAAATTAAAGAAGAACCAAAACTTGGAAACGGTCAACCTGATTGTTCGCAAGAAGCAAGAGACTCTGAGGAAGGAAACTGTAGTCATATCGAACCACTACAAAGGTCACATCCTCCACCAGCCCTGACTGTGTGTAGCAGACAAAGTGTCTCCCCACCTCCGCTAACGTCCCAGGAGATTAAGgcagagagtgacagagaggacAGCAGGAAACAGCAGCCGGCCAACATCTTACCATCCTGCGTGGCTGTTCATTCAAACTGCAGAGCGGCTCAGAGCGATTCTGGTGCCAGCACTGCAAAGAGTCACAGGAATCACAAAACAGACCCGCAGGTGAAAGGGTTACTCCGCTCAAATGGGAAACAGAGCGCGCACATACTGCAGAAGAATGCGAGAGCCCTGAAGCTGCCTCCGCCTCGCTCCTCTCACCCAAACCAGAGCATTCAGAGGTGGCACAGCTGTAAAGAGTGCGGGAAGGGCTTCAGCTTTGCCTGCCAGCTGGAGGTCCACATGCGCTGGCACACCAAGGAGAAGCCGTACAGCTGTGCAGTGTGCCGAAAGAGCTTCACCACGGTCAGCATGCTGAAGAGACACCACCGCATCCACACAGGGGAAAAGCCCTTCCGCTGCCATGTCTGTGGGAAGTGCTTCAACCAGTCAGCGCACCTCAACACCCACTTCAGGCTCCACACCAGAGAGAGGGCCAGCTGGAGCAGAGCGCCACACTCCAAGTGAACAAAGACTCACAACAGGGAACTAACCTGACTATCTGTAACTTTGAAATACTTTAACTTGCCAAATTACAGGTTCAAAGTGTACAATAAtgatgtttgactgtgtgtgtattgtctgtTGTGCAATAAAGTATGTCACATGAAAATTTCTGATCTACTGATTGTGTTGTTGAACACACTCAAAGGAATTAAAAGGCCAATTTTGTGCAACATTTTACCCACCAGTGTCACGCAGACAGACATGCCGTTGCCAGAGGCCGTTCCGCAGGTTGTTGGTCATttggaaatggaaatgaaagCAAACGCACCTGAAATGtctattactgtttaatttGTCCACTGCACTGCTAAACCGCATGTGCCCTGTCCGACAAGGACGAGAGCCGTCATTCGCTTCCCACCcacagaaacagacaacagagatGGCTCTTTTGCATTAAGGTGTACCAGTGGGTAATGACAGTGATCCGGCATGCACGGTACCAGAGCTGGAAATTgatattatatttgtattagtTATACAAGTCAATGTGTCTGCTGTGCTGAGAGAAATGTTTATTGTGTTCATTTGCACGACCAAGCCATAGCCACT
Above is a genomic segment from Micropterus dolomieu isolate WLL.071019.BEF.003 ecotype Adirondacks linkage group LG18, ASM2129224v1, whole genome shotgun sequence containing:
- the LOC123956383 gene encoding zinc finger protein 235-like, encoding MTKLELLNVFLNDRLTAAAEEIFRAVKNTVLEYQSELLRSKEENERLKRLLNVAVQRLLLHPDPHNVQPQEDGQPCESEWTSSVELQIKEEPKLGNGQPDCSQEARDSEEGNCSHIEPLQRSHPPPALTVCSRQSVSPPPLTSQEIKAESDREDSRKQQPANILPSCVAVHSNCRAAQSDSGASTAKSHRNHKTDPQVKGLLRSNGKQSAHILQKNARALKLPPPRSSHPNQSIQRWHSCKECGKGFSFACQLEVHMRWHTKEKPYSCAVCRKSFTTVSMLKRHHRIHTGEKPFRCHVCGKCFNQSAHLNTHFRLHTRERASWSRAPHSK